In Streptomyces sp. RFCAC02, the following proteins share a genomic window:
- a CDS encoding ABC transporter permease, which yields MSTPTAAKSPGGSPPTGPAPAAGTDRTGHRFAALLAGPAGRTLGLAIALLVLCLIGALTAGDRFTTFDNMMTVLRLASVIGVISVGMTFVITGGGIDLSVGASVALASVWATTLSTQSMAEDFHWIVMVTTALLVGLGCGLVNGVLIAYGRMAPFIATLAMLAAARGLAEIISDKKTQVVTQTGLVDFFGGEVLGLPVLVIIFALSAAAGWVLLNRTTFGRRTLAVGGNPEAARLAGIDVRRHTALLYVLLGLACGIAAVMIMARTTAGTSTHGNLYELDAIAAVVIGGTLLSGGRGSIVGTVFGVLIFTTLTNVFTLNNLDTSTQAVAKGAIIVAAVLLQQRVAARGGGTP from the coding sequence GTGAGCACCCCGACAGCGGCGAAGTCCCCCGGCGGATCCCCGCCCACCGGCCCGGCCCCGGCCGCGGGAACCGACCGGACGGGTCACCGGTTCGCGGCCCTGCTGGCCGGCCCCGCCGGGCGCACCCTGGGCCTCGCGATCGCCCTGCTGGTGCTGTGCCTCATCGGGGCACTGACGGCGGGGGACCGGTTCACCACGTTCGACAACATGATGACCGTGCTGCGGCTCGCCTCCGTGATCGGGGTGATCAGCGTCGGCATGACGTTCGTCATCACCGGTGGCGGCATCGACCTGTCGGTCGGCGCCAGCGTGGCCCTGGCCTCGGTGTGGGCGACGACGCTCTCGACCCAGTCCATGGCCGAGGACTTCCACTGGATCGTCATGGTCACCACGGCCCTGCTCGTCGGCCTCGGCTGCGGCCTGGTCAACGGAGTGCTGATCGCCTACGGGCGGATGGCGCCGTTCATCGCCACCCTCGCCATGCTGGCCGCCGCCCGCGGCCTGGCCGAGATCATCTCCGACAAGAAGACCCAGGTCGTGACGCAGACCGGACTGGTCGACTTCTTCGGCGGCGAGGTGCTCGGCCTGCCCGTCCTCGTGATCATCTTCGCGCTGTCCGCCGCGGCCGGCTGGGTCCTGCTGAACCGTACGACCTTCGGCCGCCGCACCCTCGCGGTGGGCGGCAACCCGGAGGCCGCGCGGCTGGCCGGCATCGACGTCCGGCGGCACACCGCGCTCCTGTACGTCCTGCTCGGTCTCGCGTGCGGCATCGCCGCGGTCATGATCATGGCCCGCACCACCGCCGGCACCTCGACCCACGGCAACCTCTACGAACTCGACGCCATCGCCGCCGTCGTCATCGGCGGCACGCTCCTGAGCGGCGGCCGGGGCAGCATCGTCGGCACGGTCTTCGGTGTGCTGATCTTCACCACCCTCACCAACGTGTTCACCCTGAACAACCTCGACACCTCGACGCAGGCCGTCGCCAAGGGCGCCATCATCGTCGCCGCCGTGCTCCTCCAGCAGCGCGTCGCCGCCCGCGGCGGCGGCACCC